The following is a genomic window from Bactrocera tryoni isolate S06 chromosome 2, CSIRO_BtryS06_freeze2, whole genome shotgun sequence.
atgttaaaattcgcgtcaagcgcaggcatcctaaacgatAACCACttctcttggacttagcaagtgaactccatctggtatcgtaAAGGTCCAAACTGAGCTATCCGTGGCCttttggcctaccagattaacttaACCAAACCTAAAGGTACTATATAAGCAGAAACATCTTTTCACTTACCAGTTATAACCTGATCCAAATAGGTCATCTCTTTCATAGCATCATATGTTAACTCGCCATTATGTTTATTCAGCACCATTTTAATTTCCGCTCTCAACTTATCCTGTACTCTCTGATTCTTTGCCAACTCAAATAGCCCATAAGTCATATTACTGGAGCTGGTCTCAAAGCCAGCAGCAAAGAATACGAACACCTGCGCTGCCAGCTCGTCAATACTCATTAGTTGCACACCTTCCGAGTCCTTTgtatttttcaattcaattaatagATTCATGAAATCGTTACACTCCACCTTGTGCTCTTCACGATAACGCACTGTGTCACGCACCAAACGAAATATGAACTCTTCGACATTGTTGGGGATACGTTTGACCTTGAAGAATTGTAGTATTTTAAACATAATCGGATAAGTGAGCATGAATGTGCGCCAACGTATGGAGTAATACTGCCGATAAAAAATAGTATGTCCTATGCGACGAAAGTCAACATTCGGATCCTTCAAACTATTGCATTCAATGCCGAAGACACAATAACCAATCACATCGGTTGTATAGCGACCCATTAAGTCGTGTAATTCAATAACACCACTCGCTGTTTTGGACAACTCTTTGCTGAAAGCCTCTTCCAATTGTTGCGCTGCCGTCAACAGCGTGGGAAACATAAACTTCATTTTCGCCGATGTGAAGGTCGGTGAAAGCTTTATGCGTAGTGGACGCCATTTCTCACCGGGCATTGAAAAAACATTGTTACTTAATGAGTTTGTCGGGTTACGGTCGCGTTCGAAACGATCGGTGAATTTATTGAAATCCTTTATTAATATCGACTTTATCAGGTCGAGATCGAGTATAATCGCAATTGGtttggtataaatatatgtgccGACTACTTTTGTCTTACCACGAAACTTTTGATAGACTTCGTGGAAGATTTCTGTTTTATGTATGGTTTTTATGCGGAAGAAGTTTCCATAGAGGAAATTCATTTTTAGCTGTGCTACACCACGTAGCTCCCAATATTGATATTTATGGCGTAGATAGCTGATGATTAACAAAAAAAGCGTGgaacatataataaaaaagaaatccaTTTTGTATATGAAATTAGTTTGCGCGACTAAACGTGTTATTGACTTTCAAGAATTTCGTTTCGGCTATTCGTTTCAGTGAAGTTGAATTCAACGCGTCCGTTGTTGTAAGCTTCGCGACAGCTGCCGTTTAAGTAATCACTATCATttagttttgtaaaatattttacatttttgtaaaagcAAACAATAAAATGCACTGCTGTATATAGTAGTCATATTGATAACGTGCCATAAACTACACGTTATGGTTATCTGCATTGtacaactacatatgtaagGTTTTTGTGTAGCTGTTTGTTTTGCTGACTTTCATTTTATAGAGACAGTTAAGTGAGAGACTTACAATTAGTTATCTGATATGTAgcaaaaatatatctatatattccatatacaaataacaTGAAACTCGAATAGCCACAAAGTTCAATTTCAACAGACTGCAGACGTGACTATCTATCTTTATCGTTCTAGGGGTTCATATCGTGTATAtggttttgtttattatatttttttttggtggcatcaatttattatgtttgtgtagcatttttatactctgaataatcttttaaatttgccGAACAGATTTTTGCACCCAGCAAAAAACTTTGGAGACCTTAGCCGATTTAGgccgtcagtttttgagatattattcaaaaattttaaacacgtctactatcaagaagctgctcattagtCAGAAAGGCCGATTTCGTACCtatatagcatttagctgccatacaatgtTAGCGGTCGAACtaaagttcctgtatggaaaatatatacattcgaaaagatatcttcaagatAATGAATAAGGGTTACTTTCCAGCAAAATACTGCaacatataaagaaatttttaatattgggccactatagcatatagtagcCAGActaactgatcaatcaaaatcaagtactagtaaggaaacttttgtatttgcaaATGGTATTATGAAAGGAAGATCGATACACACCACCTTttcttcgatttcaaagctgctttcgactgcacgaaaaggagctgcctttatgccgctatgtcgaaatttggtatt
Proteins encoded in this region:
- the LOC120769392 gene encoding cytochrome P450 6a2-like, with the protein product MDFFFIICSTLFLLIISYLRHKYQYWELRGVAQLKMNFLYGNFFRIKTIHKTEIFHEVYQKFRGKTKVVGTYIYTKPIAIILDLDLIKSILIKDFNKFTDRFERDRNPTNSLSNNVFSMPGEKWRPLRIKLSPTFTSAKMKFMFPTLLTAAQQLEEAFSKELSKTASGVIELHDLMGRYTTDVIGYCVFGIECNSLKDPNVDFRRIGHTIFYRQYYSIRWRTFMLTYPIMFKILQFFKVKRIPNNVEEFIFRLVRDTVRYREEHKVECNDFMNLLIELKNTKDSEGVQLMSIDELAAQVFVFFAAGFETSSSNMTYGLFELAKNQRVQDKLRAEIKMVLNKHNGELTYDAMKEMTYLDQVITETLRKYPALGAITRVSVDAYKVPDTNITLEKDTNIFIPAKEIHYDPDIYDNPNEFRPERFDPAEMEKRHPQAFLGFGDGPRNCIGLRFGRMQVRVGLITVLKSYRFSLSEKTPTELEISKDHIVLVPCSEVWLKAEKI